The following are encoded in a window of Trichocoleus sp. genomic DNA:
- a CDS encoding energy-coupling factor ABC transporter ATP-binding protein, which produces MTKPAIVVQDVSFQWLTQAPVLQSCSLEVPQGEFWMLLGTNGSGKSTLLQLLTGLLQPQSGVVEMKPPVGFVFQNPDHQLVMPTVGADVAFGLVDEKLPFRQVRQRVEEALSAVNLLHLQRRPIYALSGGQKQRIAIAGAIARHCEVLLLDEPTALLDPDSQIDLVIQVQKLVQSRGMAALWVTHRLDELDYCDGAFLLESGRVVDRGEPTRLKQRLLQSQVSV; this is translated from the coding sequence ATGACAAAGCCAGCGATCGTTGTTCAAGACGTCTCCTTTCAATGGTTAACCCAAGCTCCTGTGTTGCAGTCTTGCTCATTAGAAGTGCCACAGGGGGAGTTTTGGATGTTGTTGGGAACAAACGGCAGCGGTAAATCTACTCTGTTACAGCTGTTAACCGGACTGTTGCAGCCTCAGTCGGGTGTGGTTGAGATGAAGCCGCCTGTCGGTTTTGTTTTTCAAAACCCAGATCATCAGCTTGTGATGCCAACGGTGGGAGCTGATGTTGCTTTTGGTTTGGTTGACGAGAAGCTTCCGTTTCGGCAGGTTCGGCAACGGGTGGAAGAAGCCTTGAGTGCAGTGAATCTGTTGCATCTTCAGCGCCGTCCTATTTATGCCCTAAGCGGGGGACAGAAGCAGCGAATTGCCATTGCAGGGGCGATCGCCCGTCATTGTGAAGTGCTGTTGTTAGACGAACCAACGGCGCTGCTTGATCCAGATAGCCAAATTGATTTGGTGATCCAAGTTCAGAAGTTGGTGCAAAGTCGAGGAATGGCTGCGCTCTGGGTGACTCATCGCTTAGATGAACTGGATTACTGTGACGGTGCATTTCTGCTGGAATCAGGGCGAGTAGTGGATCGGGGTGAGCCAACACGCTTAAAGCAGCGATTGTTGCAAAGTCAGGTCAGCGTTTAG